In a genomic window of Lepisosteus oculatus isolate fLepOcu1 chromosome 5, fLepOcu1.hap2, whole genome shotgun sequence:
- the amigo1 gene encoding amphoterin-induced protein 1, translated as MAPATARVLSCTMGWPLLPLRALLSLAFLALLPAAAAGSKLNCHRTCICASNIVSCSKMNLTSIPKALPEYTAVLDLSYNSIARLRAEWTTVKLPKMSNLLLSHNGMSFISSEAFLYVTQLHYLDLSSNSLQQLDELLFEPLTQLEVLLLYNNQISQIDRSAFSGLRSLQKLYLSQNKLARFPLELVKEKTRLPKLGLFDVSYNRIKSLPIQELKLLPAWIKNGLYFHNNPFACDCALYSLLAHWHIRRLSSAVDFKDDYTCTLPGPQKTTVNVFELNGDYMNCSAVKEADEEVYLDQTLTLRCDSRHRDMVKTWVTPNHEIVTSATSNQSVTLLANGSLQIGPARVEHSGLYTCYAVSETLNETLYVSVKVHNATLQAGNDTLNTAYTTLVGCLASVVLVLIYLYLTPCRCPCCPRNGKAKSQNEDSIHSSTLSATPTHDALGSKAGLSRHVAFVEPSKDLQGQNGKVNPNAEDEQERKRARGQRKRSDAESISSVFSDTPIVV; from the coding sequence ATGGCCCCTGCCACTGCGAGGGTGCTGAGCTGCACGATGGGCTGGCCGCTCCTCCCGCTCCGTGCCCTGCTGTCCCTGGCCTTCCTGGCGCTGCTGCCGGCGGCCGCGGCGGGCTCCAAGCTGAACTGCCACCGCACCTGCATCTGCGCCAGCAACATCGTCAGCTGCTCCAAGATGAACCTGACCAGCATCCCCAAGGCCCTGCCGGAGTACACGGCCGTCCTGGACCTGAGCTACAACAGCATCGCCCGGCTGCGCGCCGAGTGGACCACGGTGAAGCTGCCCAAGATGTCCAACCTCCTGCTGAGCCACAACGGCATGAGCTTCATCTCCTCCGAGGCCTTCCTGTACGTCACCCAGCTGCACTACCTGGACCTGTCCTCCAACAGCCTGCAGCAGCTGGACGAGCTGCTCTTCGAGCCCCTGACCCAGCTGGAGGTCCTGCTGCTCTACAACAACCAGATCTCCCAGATCGACCGCTCCGCCTTCAGCGGCCTGAGGAGCCTCCAGAAACTGTACCTGAGCCAGAACAAGCTGGCCCGCTTCCCCCTGGAGCTGGTCAAGGAGAAGACCCGGCTGCCCAAGCTCGGCCTGTTTGACGTCTCCTACAACCGCATCAAGAGCCTGCCCATCCAGGAGCTCAAGCTCCTGCCGGCCTGGATCAAAAACGGCCTCTACTTCCACAACAACCCGTTCGCCTGCGACTGCGCGCTCTACAGCCTGCTGGCCCACTGGCACATCCGCAGGCTCAGCTCTGCGGTGGACTTTAAGGACGACTACACCTGCACCCTGCCGGGGCCCCAGAAGACCACCGTGAACGTCTTCGAGCTGAACGGCGACTACATGAACTGCAGCGCCGTGAAGGAGGCGGACGAGGAGGTGTACCTGGACCAGACCCTGACCCTCCGCTGTGACAGCCGCCACAGGGACATGGTGAAGACCTGGGTGACGCCCAACCACGAGATCGTCACCTCGGCCACCAGCAACCAGAGCGTCACGCTCCTGGCCAACGGGAGCCTGCAGATCGGCCCGGCGAGGGTCGAGCACTCCGGGCTGTATACCTGCTACGCTGTGAGCGAGACCCTCAACGAGACCCTGTACGTGTCCGTCAAGGTGCACAACGCCACGCTGCAAGCTGGCAACGACACGCTGAACACTGCCTACACCACGCTGGTGGGCTGCCTGGCCAGCGTCGTCCTGGTGCTCATCTACCTGTACCTGACCCCCTGCCGCTGCCCGTGCTGTCCCCGCAACGGGAAGGCCAAGAGCCAAAACGAGGACAGCATCCACTCCTCCACACTCAGCGCCACGCCCACTCATGACGCGCTGGGCAGCAAGGCGGGGCTGAGCAGGCACGTGGCGTTCGTAGAGCCTTCCAAAGACCTGCAGGGCCAAAACGGAAAGGTGAACCCTAACGCGGAGGACGAGCAGGAGAGGAAGCGAGCGAGGGGACAGAGAAAGAGGTCAGACGCCGAGTCCATCAGCTCGGTGTTTTCCGACACACCCATTGTGGTGTAA